A single genomic interval of Methyloceanibacter caenitepidi harbors:
- the hisS gene encoding histidine--tRNA ligase, with the protein MSKNDDKPGQGSENTRPEARLPKGLQDASAQEIRATEAMLATIKKVFELYGFEPLASPAIEYTDALGKFLPDEDRPNAGVFSFQDDDDQWLSLRYDLTAPLARYVAENYQTLPKPFRRYQTGPVWRNEKPGPGRFRQFMQFDADTVGAPSVAADAELCMLATDTMEALGVPRGDYVVKVNSRKILDGVLDSIGIEDGRRLTVLRAIDKFDRLGEEGVRLLLGEGRKDESGDFTKGAGLDAGDIDKVIASTSPLSGGNDAVLDQLVQLSDTEAGAEGIEELKTIASLVEAGGYADRIVIDPSIVRGLEYYTGPVFETELTPTIKDQRGQTIRLGSVMSGGRYDGLVARFTGERVPATGISVGVSRLLFGLQLLGKYKGDESKGPVVVLVFDKDRLGNYQRMVKTLRDAGIRAELYLGSSGMKAQMKYADKRGSPCVVIQGGDEKERGEVQIKDLVLGATLTKIEDREEYLKKQAEAQFAVPEADLVGGVSKVLDRYKA; encoded by the coding sequence ATGAGCAAGAACGACGATAAGCCCGGGCAGGGTTCGGAGAACACGCGCCCCGAAGCGCGCCTGCCCAAAGGCCTGCAAGACGCGTCCGCGCAGGAGATTCGCGCGACCGAAGCGATGCTCGCCACGATCAAGAAGGTGTTCGAGCTCTATGGCTTCGAGCCGCTGGCGAGTCCCGCCATCGAATACACCGACGCGCTCGGCAAGTTCCTACCCGACGAGGACCGGCCCAACGCGGGCGTGTTCTCCTTTCAGGACGACGACGACCAATGGCTCTCGCTGCGCTACGATTTGACAGCGCCGCTCGCCCGCTACGTGGCCGAGAACTACCAGACCCTGCCGAAGCCCTTTCGCCGCTATCAGACGGGCCCCGTCTGGCGCAATGAGAAGCCGGGCCCAGGCCGCTTCCGCCAGTTCATGCAGTTCGATGCGGATACGGTGGGCGCGCCCTCCGTCGCGGCGGATGCGGAGCTCTGCATGCTCGCCACCGACACCATGGAGGCGCTCGGCGTCCCGCGCGGCGACTACGTGGTGAAGGTCAACAGCCGGAAGATTCTCGACGGCGTCCTCGACTCTATCGGCATTGAGGATGGGCGTCGGCTGACGGTCTTGAGAGCGATCGACAAGTTCGACCGGCTCGGCGAGGAGGGCGTGCGCCTGCTTCTCGGCGAGGGCCGGAAAGACGAGAGCGGTGACTTCACCAAGGGTGCGGGCCTAGACGCCGGTGACATCGACAAGGTGATTGCATCGACATCTCCGTTGTCCGGCGGCAACGACGCCGTTCTAGACCAACTCGTGCAACTCTCCGACACTGAGGCGGGTGCCGAGGGTATCGAAGAACTGAAGACGATCGCATCGCTTGTCGAGGCAGGTGGCTATGCGGACCGCATCGTCATCGATCCCTCCATCGTCCGTGGCCTCGAGTACTACACCGGCCCCGTGTTCGAGACGGAGTTGACGCCCACCATCAAGGATCAACGCGGCCAGACCATCCGGCTGGGCTCCGTGATGAGCGGCGGGCGCTATGACGGGCTCGTGGCGCGCTTCACCGGCGAGCGCGTGCCCGCCACGGGCATCTCGGTCGGTGTGTCGCGGCTTCTGTTCGGCTTGCAGCTTCTCGGCAAGTACAAAGGTGACGAGAGCAAAGGCCCCGTCGTCGTGCTGGTCTTCGACAAGGATCGCCTCGGCAACTACCAGCGCATGGTCAAGACGTTGCGCGATGCGGGCATTCGTGCGGAGCTCTATCTCGGCTCGTCCGGCATGAAGGCGCAGATGAAATACGCCGACAAGCGCGGCAGCCCCTGCGTGGTCATCCAAGGCGGCGACGAGAAAGAGCGCGGCGAAGTCCAGATCAAGGACCTCGTACTCGGCGCGACGCTCACCAAAATTGAGGACCGCGAAGAGTATTTGAAGAAGCAGGCGGAGGCGCAATTCGCCGTGCCGGAGGCCGACCTCGTCGGCGGCGTGTCCAAGGTCCTCGACCGGTACAAGGCGTAA
- the glcF gene encoding glycolate oxidase subunit GlcF, with amino-acid sequence METNFNSMQLGDPSIARADEILRRCVHCGLCTATCPTYVLTGDERDSPRGRIYLMKQMFETRDVPASTVHHIDRCLSCLGCMTACPSGVDYMHLVDLARTRIEQRGHRSPNKNTMRMFLSRVLPYPSRFKAMLILGWFARPFRDVIGKLGMKRIAAALDLVPKDALKLKILRPRSAYNPKRPQPKRVAIMLGCVQEVLAPQINRAAIRLLRRHGVDVMVVKDEGCCGALSHHLGRDEEARAHARRNIDALTAVMRERLLDAIIPTASGCGTMLKDYGSLLERDHGYAERAEYVGGLARDATEFLNEISLNPPVMWTGLKVAYHSACSLGHGQKLEELPRQLLEQAGYTLTEIPEGHLCCGSAGTYNIIEPELSAELRDRKVKNIESIAPDVIVTGNIGCMTQIKAGTDIPIVHTVELLDWATGGPCPPALSKMRNRAHPIEALVEMAKASAKEKALAD; translated from the coding sequence ATGGAAACCAATTTCAACTCCATGCAACTTGGAGACCCGTCCATCGCGCGGGCGGACGAGATCCTGCGCCGCTGCGTCCATTGCGGCCTGTGCACGGCGACGTGCCCGACCTATGTGCTGACCGGCGACGAGCGGGACAGCCCGCGCGGGCGCATCTATCTGATGAAACAGATGTTCGAAACGCGCGACGTCCCGGCATCGACGGTTCACCACATCGACCGCTGTCTATCGTGCCTCGGCTGCATGACTGCGTGCCCCAGCGGCGTCGACTACATGCATCTGGTCGATCTCGCCCGTACGCGCATCGAGCAGCGCGGGCACCGGAGCCCGAACAAGAACACCATGCGCATGTTCCTGAGCCGGGTACTGCCCTATCCGAGCCGGTTCAAGGCGATGCTGATCCTCGGCTGGTTCGCCCGGCCCTTCCGCGACGTGATCGGCAAGCTCGGCATGAAACGCATCGCGGCAGCGCTGGACCTCGTGCCGAAGGATGCGCTGAAGCTCAAGATCCTGCGTCCGCGCTCCGCGTACAATCCGAAGAGGCCGCAGCCGAAGCGCGTGGCCATCATGCTGGGCTGCGTTCAGGAAGTGCTGGCGCCGCAGATCAACCGGGCGGCCATCCGTCTCCTCCGCCGCCATGGCGTGGACGTGATGGTCGTGAAGGACGAAGGCTGTTGCGGTGCGCTCTCGCATCATCTAGGGCGCGACGAGGAAGCGCGCGCCCATGCGCGCCGGAACATCGATGCGCTGACGGCTGTCATGCGCGAGCGTCTGCTGGACGCCATCATCCCGACCGCCAGCGGCTGCGGCACGATGCTCAAGGATTACGGCAGCCTCCTGGAGCGCGACCACGGCTACGCCGAGCGCGCGGAATATGTGGGCGGTCTGGCGCGCGACGCCACCGAGTTCCTCAACGAGATTTCGCTCAATCCGCCGGTGATGTGGACAGGGCTCAAGGTCGCCTATCACTCGGCCTGCTCCTTAGGCCACGGGCAGAAGCTCGAGGAGTTGCCCCGGCAGCTGCTGGAGCAGGCAGGCTACACGCTCACCGAAATCCCGGAAGGACACCTGTGTTGCGGTTCCGCCGGCACCTACAACATCATCGAGCCGGAACTGTCCGCCGAACTCCGGGACCGCAAGGTCAAGAACATTGAATCGATTGCGCCTGACGTCATCGTCACGGGCAATATCGGCTGCATGACCCAGATAAAGGCCGGAACGGACATCCCCATCGTCCATACCGTGGAGCTTCTCGACTGGGCCACCGGCGGACCGTGTCCGCCGGCCCTGTCCAAGATGCGGAACCGCGCCCATCCCATCGAGGCGCTGGTCGAGATGGCCAAGGCCTCGGCCAAGGAGAAGGCCCTGGCGGATTAG
- a CDS encoding ATP phosphoribosyltransferase regulatory subunit has protein sequence MTAESAKAFEALEGQARDLLALFGEAGYEFVAPAIIQPAGVFLDQIGEQIRARSYVFTDLAGEELCLRPDLTVPVSRLYLERHPLADTEARYCYNGPAFRFQPLGPSVMHPREFRQAGVECFGAPDKAAADVEVLLLAVQAVRSAGLSDYRICFGDIALFYALIDALDLPERWRLKLRHYFWRPPSFHVLVDQLAKGTRIEPDRVLTALGEKIAGKSQEEAEDIVSTYLEAEGIPLAGNRTLREISARLLDQAADLLADTLPREVATVIEYYLGVSAPPREAVDKIAMIAHGAGLDIDAALDAVRRRFDLLQQQGVDLSNATFATEFGRKLEYYSGLVFQIGAPGMDETEPVAGGGRYDNLLTALGAPSPVPAVGTAIHTERLLAAVGRAST, from the coding sequence ATGACCGCCGAATCCGCCAAAGCGTTCGAAGCCCTCGAAGGCCAGGCTCGCGATCTCCTCGCGCTGTTCGGGGAGGCGGGATACGAATTCGTCGCGCCCGCGATCATTCAGCCCGCGGGCGTCTTTCTCGATCAGATCGGGGAACAGATACGCGCGCGCTCCTATGTCTTCACCGATCTGGCGGGCGAGGAGCTTTGCCTGCGCCCCGATCTCACCGTGCCGGTCTCGCGGCTTTATCTCGAGCGTCACCCGTTAGCCGATACGGAAGCCCGCTATTGCTACAACGGTCCGGCCTTTCGCTTTCAGCCTCTGGGGCCGAGCGTCATGCACCCGCGCGAATTCCGCCAAGCGGGCGTTGAATGTTTTGGCGCGCCCGACAAGGCCGCCGCCGACGTGGAAGTGCTGCTGCTCGCCGTGCAGGCCGTCCGCAGCGCGGGTCTATCGGACTATCGCATCTGCTTCGGCGACATCGCGCTGTTCTACGCACTGATCGATGCGCTGGACCTGCCGGAACGCTGGCGGCTGAAGCTGCGCCACTATTTCTGGCGCCCGCCGAGCTTCCACGTGCTTGTGGATCAGCTTGCCAAGGGAACGCGTATCGAGCCCGACCGTGTTCTGACGGCGCTTGGTGAGAAAATCGCCGGCAAGAGCCAGGAAGAGGCGGAGGACATCGTGTCCACGTATCTCGAGGCAGAGGGCATTCCCCTTGCGGGCAATCGGACCTTGCGGGAGATCAGCGCGCGCCTGCTCGATCAGGCTGCGGATCTTCTCGCCGACACGCTGCCGCGCGAAGTGGCTACGGTCATCGAATACTATCTCGGCGTGTCCGCCCCGCCGCGCGAGGCTGTCGACAAGATCGCCATGATCGCGCATGGCGCGGGGCTCGACATCGACGCGGCGCTCGACGCGGTCAGACGCCGCTTCGACCTGCTGCAACAGCAGGGTGTCGATCTGTCGAACGCGACCTTCGCGACGGAGTTCGGCCGCAAGCTGGAATACTACTCGGGCCTTGTGTTCCAGATCGGCGCGCCGGGGATGGACGAGACCGAGCCCGTCGCCGGCGGGGGCCGCTACGATAATCTGCTGACCGCGCTCGGTGCGCCAAGCCCGGTGCCGGCCGTCGGCACGGCGATCCACACCGAGCGCCTGCTTGCCGCCGTGGGAAGGGCATCGACATGA
- the glcE gene encoding glycolate oxidase subunit GlcE has protein sequence MTAHMRLGFHAPQTEEELSQIVLEAAESRTPLEIMGKGTKRELGHAVRAGAVVSTENMKGITLYEPTELVMVAKCGTPLTEIEAALAENDQELACEPVDMAPVLGYGPGEGTVGGLVATNISGSRRILKGAVRDHVLGVTAVNGRGEIIKSGGRVMKNVTGYDIARTLVGSWGTLAVMCEVALKVLPVQRESRTLVFFGLTDFAAVEALCLAMGTPYEVSGTVHLHGTVAARLSDADLAGKGRAVTAIRVESFPASARYRTSRLREALLAYGPELELDTDRSQAFWKDVRALKMFQGTKHPLWRVSTVPSKAATLVGNLARKVDVHVAYDWSGGLLWIETPSLTDAAAVDIRRQLAEFGGHATLIRADAAIRNETDVFQPLEPPHDVLAAKLKHAFDPLGLFNPGRLYRGQ, from the coding sequence GTGACGGCTCACATGCGCCTTGGCTTCCACGCGCCGCAGACGGAAGAGGAACTGTCCCAGATCGTCCTCGAAGCCGCCGAGTCCCGCACGCCCTTGGAGATCATGGGCAAGGGCACCAAACGCGAGTTGGGCCATGCGGTGCGCGCGGGCGCGGTCGTCAGCACCGAGAATATGAAGGGCATCACCCTGTACGAGCCCACGGAGCTGGTGATGGTGGCCAAGTGCGGCACGCCGCTGACGGAGATCGAGGCCGCGCTTGCTGAAAACGATCAGGAGCTCGCCTGCGAGCCCGTCGATATGGCGCCGGTTCTCGGCTACGGCCCGGGCGAGGGCACCGTCGGCGGTCTCGTCGCGACGAACATCTCCGGCAGCCGCCGCATTCTCAAAGGCGCGGTGCGCGATCACGTTCTCGGCGTCACGGCCGTGAACGGGCGCGGCGAGATCATCAAGTCCGGCGGCCGCGTGATGAAGAACGTGACGGGCTACGACATCGCGCGGACGCTGGTCGGGTCCTGGGGCACGCTCGCCGTCATGTGCGAGGTCGCGCTCAAAGTCCTGCCGGTACAGCGCGAATCCCGGACCCTGGTTTTCTTCGGGCTCACCGATTTCGCCGCCGTCGAAGCCCTGTGTCTCGCGATGGGCACGCCCTACGAAGTGTCCGGTACAGTTCATCTTCACGGAACGGTCGCCGCCCGGCTGTCGGACGCCGATCTCGCCGGGAAGGGTAGGGCCGTGACGGCGATCCGTGTGGAAAGCTTCCCCGCGTCGGCTCGCTATCGCACGAGCCGTCTGCGCGAGGCGCTGCTTGCTTACGGGCCGGAACTCGAACTCGACACCGACCGCAGCCAAGCCTTCTGGAAGGACGTGCGCGCGCTCAAGATGTTTCAAGGCACGAAGCATCCGCTCTGGCGCGTCTCCACGGTTCCGAGCAAGGCGGCGACGCTTGTCGGCAACCTTGCGCGCAAGGTCGATGTCCACGTGGCGTACGACTGGTCCGGTGGCCTTCTATGGATCGAGACGCCATCCTTGACCGACGCGGCCGCGGTCGATATTCGCCGTCAGCTTGCGGAATTCGGCGGCCATGCCACACTCATTCGCGCGGATGCGGCAATCCGCAACGAGACGGATGTGTTTCAGCCTCTGGAGCCGCCGCACGACGTCCTGGCGGCGAAGCTGAAGCACGCGTTCGATCCACTCGGACTTTTCAACCCCGGCCGGCTGTACAGGGGCCAGTAA
- the hisG gene encoding ATP phosphoribosyltransferase, with protein MSAPSLVIAVPSKGRLKEQAASLFEAAGYTLRIKGHERGYRGQLDGLPDVAVEYTSAAEIVHQLRSGRVHLGITGEDLVRESVHDVDSSIEFVAPLGFGHADVVVAVPECWLDVSRMADLEDVAEQFARSHGRGLRVATKYMNLTRRYFAQKGVTGYRIVESVGATEATPATGTSELIVDITSTGTTLKANHLKVLEDGLILKSQAHLLAAKRAGWDARANELKAAILGALSG; from the coding sequence ATGAGCGCGCCGTCCCTCGTCATCGCCGTCCCCTCGAAAGGCCGCCTGAAGGAGCAGGCCGCGAGCCTGTTCGAAGCGGCCGGCTACACGCTGCGGATCAAAGGCCACGAGCGCGGCTATCGCGGTCAGCTCGACGGGCTGCCCGATGTCGCCGTGGAGTACACGTCCGCCGCCGAGATCGTGCACCAGCTGCGCTCGGGCCGCGTGCATCTCGGCATCACCGGCGAGGATCTGGTGCGTGAGAGCGTGCATGACGTCGACAGCAGCATCGAGTTCGTGGCGCCGCTCGGCTTCGGCCATGCGGATGTGGTCGTGGCCGTGCCGGAGTGCTGGCTCGACGTTTCGCGCATGGCGGACCTCGAGGACGTAGCCGAGCAGTTCGCCCGCAGCCACGGCCGGGGACTTCGCGTGGCCACCAAATACATGAACCTGACGCGGCGCTACTTCGCGCAGAAGGGCGTCACCGGGTACCGCATTGTCGAGAGCGTCGGCGCCACGGAGGCGACGCCCGCCACCGGCACGTCCGAGCTCATCGTCGATATCACCAGTACCGGCACGACACTGAAGGCGAACCACCTCAAAGTGCTCGAGGACGGTCTCATTCTGAAGTCGCAAGCCCACCTTCTGGCGGCGAAGCGGGCCGGCTGGGATGCGCGCGCGAACGAGCTCAAGGCGGCGATCCTCGGCGCGCTCTCAGGCTGA